The Pseudofrankia inefficax genome window below encodes:
- a CDS encoding LLM class F420-dependent oxidoreductase: MRYFFHYPETTGVDGDMFEPGPVDEVAVAAERAGFEGFALTDHPIPGANWLTSGGHQSLDPFVGLAFAAAATERLRLLTHLSVAPYRNPFVLAKAAATVDKLSGGRFILGLGAGYQKSEFFALGVDMEERNLLFDEALDVLPLHWSGEPFTYRGRHFDARNVIARPRPVQNPIPIWIGGNSKLSRRRVAERAQGWMPMSGPPQLSTTARTVAISSVEQLGKMIQEVRTAAEEHGRTEPIDFLYSYSEIEDPAREPDRHREAIAEIEKAGVNRLMITCFTRETAATLDFIESFGAVHIS; the protein is encoded by the coding sequence ATGCGTTATTTCTTTCACTATCCGGAGACCACCGGAGTCGACGGTGACATGTTCGAGCCGGGGCCAGTCGACGAGGTCGCGGTCGCGGCCGAGCGAGCCGGCTTCGAGGGCTTCGCGCTCACCGATCACCCAATTCCGGGCGCCAACTGGCTGACCTCCGGCGGCCACCAGAGCCTCGACCCGTTCGTCGGCCTCGCGTTCGCCGCGGCGGCGACCGAACGGCTGAGGCTGCTCACCCATCTCTCGGTGGCGCCGTATCGCAACCCGTTCGTGCTCGCCAAGGCCGCGGCGACCGTCGACAAGCTCTCCGGCGGACGGTTCATCCTCGGGCTCGGCGCTGGCTACCAGAAGTCGGAGTTCTTCGCCCTCGGCGTGGACATGGAAGAGCGCAACCTCCTGTTCGACGAGGCGCTCGACGTCCTTCCGCTGCACTGGAGCGGCGAGCCGTTCACCTACCGGGGCCGGCACTTCGACGCCCGGAACGTCATCGCGCGGCCGCGGCCGGTGCAGAACCCGATCCCGATCTGGATCGGCGGCAACTCGAAGCTGAGCCGGCGGCGCGTCGCCGAGCGGGCCCAGGGCTGGATGCCGATGTCCGGGCCCCCGCAGCTGTCCACCACCGCCCGAACCGTCGCGATCAGCTCGGTGGAACAGCTCGGCAAGATGATCCAAGAGGTGCGTACGGCAGCGGAGGAACACGGCCGCACCGAGCCGATCGACTTCCTCTACTCCTACAGCGAGATCGAGGACCCGGCCCGCGAGCCGGACCGGCACCGCGAAGCGATCGCCGAAATCGAGAAGGCCGGCGTCAACCGCCTGATGATCACCTGTTTCACCCGGGAGACGGCCGCCACGCTCGACTTCATCGAGAGCTTCGGCGCCGTCCACATCTCGTGA
- a CDS encoding CaiB/BaiF CoA transferase family protein, translated as MTSVMEGVRVLEVAEHTFVPAASALLSDLGADVIKIEHVERGDAMRGLASTGTAFVPSDVHVLLEHSNRGKRSLALDIATPEGAEILYQLAATSDVFLTNKLPHVRAKLHIEVDDIRAHNPDIIYVRGTGQGERGPDADKGSYDGLAFWARAGVAMGIMQPEHGQVPYPPGPGFGDSIGAMAIAGGIAMALYHRERTSEATVVDVSLLSSAMWAMAQAIGLSVNLGRGWAPPPIDAPRGNPLVGTYRTKDGRWLSFSCLQAARYWPPFCESVGRGDLATDPRFADHSSLMAHSDEAARAVGEVIAQRTVDEWRDALKDFIGQWTVVQDTLEAARDPQSIANGYLQPCETAAGVPFEMVAAPVQFDEKPAAAGRAPEFNEHGDAILTDLGLDWEKILDLKVRGIIA; from the coding sequence ATGACGTCAGTCATGGAAGGCGTCCGCGTCCTGGAGGTCGCCGAACACACATTCGTGCCGGCGGCCTCGGCGCTCCTCTCCGATCTCGGCGCGGACGTCATCAAGATCGAACATGTCGAGCGTGGCGACGCCATGCGCGGCCTGGCCTCGACCGGAACGGCGTTCGTCCCGAGCGACGTGCACGTCCTGCTCGAACACTCGAACCGGGGTAAGCGCAGCCTCGCGCTCGACATCGCCACGCCCGAGGGCGCCGAGATTCTTTATCAGCTCGCGGCCACCTCGGACGTGTTCCTGACCAACAAGCTCCCGCACGTCCGCGCGAAGCTGCACATCGAGGTCGACGACATCCGCGCACACAACCCGGACATCATCTACGTGCGCGGAACAGGTCAGGGCGAACGCGGCCCGGACGCCGACAAGGGCTCCTACGACGGCCTCGCGTTCTGGGCCCGCGCCGGCGTCGCCATGGGCATCATGCAGCCCGAGCACGGCCAGGTGCCCTACCCACCGGGACCGGGATTCGGTGACTCGATCGGCGCGATGGCCATCGCCGGCGGCATCGCGATGGCGCTCTACCACCGGGAGCGCACCAGCGAGGCCACCGTCGTCGACGTCTCGCTGCTGTCGTCCGCGATGTGGGCGATGGCCCAGGCGATCGGGCTGTCGGTCAACCTCGGCCGAGGGTGGGCGCCCCCGCCCATCGACGCCCCGCGCGGCAACCCGCTGGTCGGCACCTATCGCACGAAGGACGGCAGGTGGCTGTCGTTCAGCTGCCTGCAGGCCGCCCGTTACTGGCCGCCGTTCTGCGAGAGCGTCGGACGCGGCGACCTCGCCACCGACCCCAGGTTCGCCGACCACTCGTCGCTGATGGCCCACAGCGACGAAGCGGCCCGCGCCGTCGGGGAGGTGATCGCGCAGCGGACCGTCGACGAGTGGCGCGACGCGCTGAAGGACTTCATCGGCCAGTGGACCGTCGTCCAGGACACCCTCGAGGCCGCGCGCGATCCGCAGTCCATCGCCAACGGCTACCTGCAGCCGTGCGAGACCGCCGCGGGGGTGCCCTTCGAGATGGTCGCCGCGCCGGTGCAGTTCGACGAGAAACCCGCCGCCGCGGGCCGTGCGCCCGAGTTCAACGAACACGGCGACGCGATCCTCACCGATCTCGGGCTCGACTGGGAGAAGATCCTCGACCTGAAGGTGCGAGGAATCATCGCGTGA
- a CDS encoding amidohydrolase family protein gives MRKEDLILVSIDDHVIEPPDMYKNHVPAKWLDDVPKVVRNSAGVDEWVFQGQSTSTPFGMAATVGWPREEWGFNPGAFSELRPGCFDVHGRVDDMNVNGILASMCFPTMAGFNARTFSEAIDKDLSLVMLRAYNDWHIDEWCAAYPGRFIPLGIVPMWDVDLAVAEIRRIARKGCRSISFLEAPHSQGWPSFLSGHWDPMLQALVDENMVLSLHIGGAWDIVKLAPEAPVDHMIVVPSQLTMLTAQDLLFGPTLRRFPDLRVALSEGGIGWIPFYLDRVDRHFQNQPWIGNSFGAGKLPSDVFREHFLACYITDPSGLKMRDTIGVDMIAWECDYPHTDTTWPDSPEFAWNEFQQAGCRDDEINRITWQNACRFFDWDPFAHRSREDSTVGALRALAAGVDTTRMPREQWRLRNEAAGIGVF, from the coding sequence ATGCGCAAGGAAGACCTGATCCTGGTCAGCATCGATGACCACGTCATCGAGCCTCCGGACATGTACAAGAACCACGTCCCGGCGAAATGGCTCGACGACGTTCCGAAGGTGGTCCGGAACTCCGCGGGCGTCGACGAGTGGGTCTTCCAGGGCCAGAGCACGTCCACCCCGTTCGGCATGGCGGCGACGGTCGGCTGGCCGCGCGAGGAATGGGGTTTCAACCCCGGCGCGTTCTCGGAGCTGCGGCCGGGCTGCTTCGACGTGCACGGGCGAGTCGACGACATGAACGTCAACGGCATTCTCGCGTCGATGTGCTTCCCGACGATGGCGGGTTTCAACGCCCGTACCTTCTCCGAGGCGATCGACAAGGACCTGTCCCTCGTCATGCTCCGGGCCTACAACGACTGGCACATCGACGAGTGGTGCGCGGCCTACCCGGGCCGTTTCATCCCGCTCGGCATCGTGCCGATGTGGGACGTCGACCTGGCGGTCGCCGAGATCAGGCGGATCGCCCGCAAGGGCTGCCGTTCGATCAGCTTCCTGGAGGCGCCGCACTCGCAGGGCTGGCCGAGCTTCCTGTCGGGCCACTGGGACCCGATGCTGCAGGCGCTCGTCGACGAGAACATGGTGCTCTCACTGCACATCGGTGGCGCGTGGGACATCGTCAAGCTGGCTCCCGAGGCGCCGGTCGACCACATGATCGTGGTGCCGTCGCAGCTGACGATGCTCACCGCCCAGGATCTGCTGTTCGGCCCGACCCTGCGCCGGTTCCCGGACCTGCGGGTCGCTCTCTCCGAGGGCGGGATCGGCTGGATTCCGTTCTACCTGGACAGGGTTGACCGCCACTTCCAGAACCAGCCGTGGATCGGCAACAGCTTCGGCGCCGGCAAGCTGCCCTCGGACGTGTTCCGCGAGCACTTCCTCGCCTGCTACATCACCGACCCCTCGGGCCTGAAGATGCGCGACACGATCGGCGTCGACATGATCGCCTGGGAGTGCGACTACCCGCACACGGACACCACCTGGCCCGACTCCCCCGAGTTCGCCTGGAACGAGTTCCAGCAGGCCGGCTGCCGCGACGACGAGATCAACAGGATCACCTGGCAGAACGCCTGCCGGTTCTTCGACTGGGATCCGTTCGCGCACAGGTCGCGGGAGGACTCGACGGTGGGAGCGCTTCGTGCCCTCGCCGCGGGCGTCGACACCACGAGGATGCCGCGCGAGCAGTGGCGTCTACGCAACGAAGCCGCCGGCATCGGCGTTTTCTGA
- a CDS encoding cytochrome P450, whose protein sequence is MTDLKWDPFDPVVDVDPYPVWRRMRDEQPLYRNDEYDFFAVSRHADVDDLHRDTKTYSSKYGTLLEIMGKDPIPPGFLIFSDPPVHNMLRTLVSRAYTPRRVGGLEGQVRELAAELLDRQIGGGGFDYVQDFAAQLPSLVISALIGVDPADREEVRRTIDLCFHIEEGKGTLNEISLGASARLRAYFADQIQERRARPRDDMMTALVEAEVKDGDTTRRLTTAEAATLTNEMVSAGTETVARLLGWACLLLAAHPDQRAALAADPTLLPSAVEETLRFEAPSPVQGRTVMADVELYGTKVPAGSHILLLTASAGRDERKYDDPDSYDIHRRFDSHVSFGHGAHFCLGASLARLEGRVALEETLRRFPTWEIDQDRAVRLHTSTVRGYEKLPILF, encoded by the coding sequence ATGACGGACTTAAAGTGGGACCCGTTCGACCCGGTCGTCGACGTCGACCCTTACCCGGTCTGGCGCCGTATGCGTGACGAGCAGCCGCTGTACCGCAACGACGAGTACGACTTCTTCGCGGTCTCCCGGCACGCCGACGTCGACGACCTGCACCGCGACACGAAGACCTACAGCTCGAAGTACGGGACCCTGCTGGAGATCATGGGCAAGGACCCGATCCCGCCGGGCTTCCTGATCTTCTCCGACCCACCGGTCCACAACATGTTGCGGACCTTGGTGTCGCGGGCCTACACCCCGCGGCGCGTCGGCGGGCTGGAGGGCCAGGTCCGTGAGCTGGCCGCGGAGTTGCTGGACCGCCAGATCGGCGGAGGCGGTTTCGACTACGTCCAGGACTTCGCCGCGCAGCTTCCCTCGCTGGTGATCTCCGCGCTGATCGGGGTGGACCCCGCCGACCGCGAGGAGGTCCGACGGACGATTGACCTCTGCTTCCACATCGAGGAGGGCAAGGGAACGCTCAACGAGATCTCCCTCGGCGCCTCGGCCCGGCTGCGCGCGTACTTCGCCGACCAGATCCAGGAACGTCGCGCGAGACCCCGGGACGACATGATGACGGCGCTCGTCGAGGCCGAGGTCAAGGACGGCGACACCACCCGCCGCCTCACCACCGCCGAGGCCGCGACGCTCACCAACGAGATGGTCAGCGCCGGGACCGAGACCGTCGCCCGGCTGCTCGGCTGGGCCTGCCTGCTGCTCGCGGCCCATCCGGACCAGCGCGCCGCCCTGGCCGCCGATCCGACGCTGCTACCCAGCGCGGTCGAGGAGACGCTGCGGTTCGAGGCGCCGTCCCCGGTGCAGGGACGCACGGTCATGGCCGATGTCGAGCTCTACGGGACGAAGGTGCCCGCCGGCTCGCACATCCTGCTGCTCACCGCGTCGGCTGGGCGGGACGAGCGCAAGTACGACGATCCCGACAGTTACGACATACATCGGCGCTTCGACAGTCACGTCTCATTCGGCCACGGCGCCCATTTCTGCCTCGGCGCCTCGCTCGCGCGGCTGGAGGGGCGGGTCGCGCTCGAGGAGACCCTGCGCCGGTTCCCGACCTGGGAGATCGACCAGGACAGGGCCGTGCGGCTGCACACCAGCACGGTTCGCGGCTACGAAAAGCTGCCGATCCTGTTCTGA
- a CDS encoding epimerase, giving the protein MKVLVVGGTGPTGPHVLDGLLRRGDEVTIFHRGTHEPAGLPDVEHLHGDPHFRASIDDAIGARTFDVVVAMYGRLKHLAPALAGRCDQFVAIGGVPVYQGFFPDPGQSPLPVPVTEEHPVVVDGAGGAELAFSRRLADAETAVFAHHPRATVLRFPTLFGPNNARPAEWSVIKRVRDRRPFLILPDGGHQIHTRCAAANAAAFVLAALDAPEAAAGQVYNAGEATSWSFRDWATTITRLLGHDLELVSVPRAIAIEATTSLLPLAGTTATHVVVSTEKARRELGYTPAVDPLDAMAELVAWYDDHPDFDPAASPSFTDRFDYTTEDALLHHYRAATRQLAKVVEQNAAPPIHSMPHPQRPGEVDHRGR; this is encoded by the coding sequence ATGAAAGTGCTGGTGGTAGGAGGCACCGGGCCTACCGGACCGCACGTGCTCGACGGCCTGCTGCGGCGCGGCGACGAGGTCACGATCTTCCATCGGGGCACCCACGAGCCAGCGGGACTGCCCGATGTCGAGCACCTCCACGGCGATCCCCACTTCCGCGCGTCGATCGACGACGCGATCGGCGCGCGGACGTTCGACGTCGTGGTGGCCATGTATGGCCGGCTGAAGCATCTGGCGCCGGCGCTGGCCGGCAGGTGCGACCAGTTCGTCGCCATCGGTGGGGTGCCCGTGTACCAGGGGTTCTTCCCGGACCCAGGTCAGAGCCCGCTACCGGTTCCAGTCACCGAGGAGCACCCGGTCGTCGTCGACGGCGCGGGCGGTGCCGAACTGGCCTTCTCCAGGCGCCTCGCCGACGCCGAGACGGCCGTCTTCGCGCATCATCCGCGGGCGACCGTCCTGCGCTTCCCGACGCTGTTCGGGCCGAACAACGCGCGGCCGGCCGAGTGGTCGGTCATCAAGCGGGTGCGCGACCGGCGGCCTTTCCTGATCCTTCCCGACGGCGGCCATCAGATCCACACCCGGTGCGCCGCCGCGAACGCGGCCGCGTTCGTGCTCGCGGCCCTGGACGCGCCCGAAGCGGCCGCCGGCCAGGTCTACAACGCGGGCGAGGCGACAAGCTGGTCGTTCCGGGACTGGGCCACCACGATCACCCGGCTCCTCGGGCACGACCTGGAGCTGGTCTCCGTCCCCCGAGCGATCGCCATCGAGGCGACCACCTCGCTGCTCCCTCTGGCCGGCACCACGGCGACGCACGTCGTCGTCAGCACCGAGAAGGCACGCCGCGAGCTGGGTTACACCCCCGCCGTCGACCCACTCGACGCGATGGCCGAACTCGTCGCCTGGTACGACGACCACCCCGATTTCGACCCGGCCGCCAGCCCGTCCTTCACCGACCGGTTCGACTACACGACGGAGGACGCCCTGCTCCACCATTACCGGGCGGCCACGCGGCAACTGGCCAAGGTAGTGGAACAAAACGCCGCCCCGCCCATTCACAGCATGCCTCATCCACAAAGGCCCGGCGAAGTCGACCACCGCGGCCGCTGA
- a CDS encoding ABC transporter substrate-binding protein: protein MIRQRRIVLGAAATAAAMLLAAGCGSSKSGGTPGGGDQAAKQTITVGVLADLTGAAASGNKTVVDGVKAGTVYASRNGYTIKYIVADTATNPTTALAAAQKLVTQDHVFAVIGQSALFFAAAPYLTAHNVPVVGISEDGPEWATSKNMFSVIGALQNTKVAETTGKQLKLLGVTNFATLGYSVSPSSSEAASSNAVSAETAGIKVGYLNAKFPFGSTDVTTEVLAMKKAGINGFMATVDPNTAFALIQGLRTQGVNLKAALLPTGYGGDLFQAGPGALQEAQGVYFTLGFEPVEMQTAATKQFVSDLTSAGIKTEPTFASYIGYTSIGLLVQALQTAGKSATPASVLTALSGIHKFTAMGLFGTHSLDINDRENIVQGADNCSWLVRLEGSAFKLVDGGEPICGAVIPGKTVKPAT, encoded by the coding sequence GTGATTCGTCAGCGCAGAATCGTGCTGGGAGCCGCGGCCACCGCCGCGGCGATGCTCTTAGCCGCCGGGTGCGGTTCCTCGAAGTCGGGCGGCACCCCTGGCGGCGGCGACCAGGCCGCGAAGCAGACCATCACGGTCGGCGTGCTCGCCGACCTCACCGGCGCCGCCGCGTCGGGCAACAAGACCGTCGTCGACGGCGTCAAGGCCGGGACCGTCTACGCGTCCCGCAACGGCTACACGATCAAGTACATCGTCGCGGACACCGCGACCAATCCCACCACCGCCCTGGCGGCCGCGCAGAAGCTCGTCACCCAGGACCATGTGTTCGCGGTCATCGGCCAGTCGGCGCTGTTCTTCGCCGCCGCCCCCTACCTCACCGCGCACAACGTCCCGGTGGTCGGGATCAGCGAGGACGGTCCCGAGTGGGCGACCTCGAAGAACATGTTCTCCGTCATCGGGGCGCTGCAGAACACCAAGGTCGCCGAGACGACGGGCAAGCAGCTCAAGCTGCTGGGCGTCACCAACTTCGCGACGCTCGGCTACTCGGTCTCCCCCAGCTCGTCCGAGGCCGCCAGCTCCAACGCGGTCTCGGCCGAGACCGCGGGCATCAAGGTCGGCTACCTGAACGCGAAGTTCCCCTTCGGTAGCACCGACGTGACCACGGAAGTCCTGGCGATGAAGAAGGCCGGGATCAACGGGTTCATGGCCACGGTCGACCCCAACACGGCCTTCGCGCTGATCCAGGGGCTGCGCACGCAGGGCGTCAACCTGAAGGCCGCGCTGCTTCCCACCGGCTACGGCGGCGACCTGTTCCAGGCGGGTCCCGGCGCGCTGCAGGAAGCCCAGGGCGTCTATTTCACTCTCGGCTTCGAGCCGGTCGAGATGCAGACCGCCGCGACCAAGCAGTTCGTGAGTGACCTGACCAGCGCCGGCATCAAGACCGAGCCCACGTTCGCCAGCTACATCGGGTACACGTCCATCGGGCTGCTCGTCCAGGCGCTCCAGACCGCGGGCAAGAGCGCTACCCCAGCCTCGGTGCTCACCGCCCTGTCCGGCATTCACAAGTTCACCGCGATGGGCCTCTTCGGAACCCACTCCCTGGACATCAACGACCGGGAGAACATCGTCCAGGGGGCTGACAACTGCTCCTGGCTCGTCCGGCTCGAAGGCAGCGCCTTCAAGCTCGTCGACGGGGGCGAACCGATCTGCGGCGCGGTCATCCCGGGCAAGACGGTCAAGCCGGCGACCTGA
- a CDS encoding SDR family NAD(P)-dependent oxidoreductase, translating to MASTFDLGLVGKAAVVTGAGAGIGQAIARGLAAAGVRVGLVEIDPSRAAASAELIAKEGGTALPLQADVMDTAALGAAITAAHAEFGRLDILVNNAGGVKGTRFLDQSERSWRRHIDINLVSMLAATATAAPLIARTVAASGPVNASRRSGGSIVNITSIEGTRAAPMFAVYAACKAGMINFTRTMALELAESGIRINALAPDVTATAGLRGIMHGPVDPDALPAPAPGLFPGLDRYVPLGREGVAAEIADAAVFLCSDQAAYITGTTLSVDGGTAASAGWLRSGAGWTLQGEQSGAGA from the coding sequence GTGGCGTCGACTTTTGATCTCGGCCTCGTGGGCAAGGCCGCGGTGGTCACGGGAGCGGGTGCCGGCATCGGGCAGGCCATCGCGCGCGGGCTGGCCGCGGCCGGAGTGCGCGTCGGGCTCGTCGAGATCGATCCGAGCCGGGCAGCGGCGTCCGCCGAGCTGATCGCGAAGGAGGGCGGCACGGCTCTCCCCCTGCAGGCGGACGTCATGGACACCGCGGCGCTCGGCGCGGCCATCACCGCGGCCCACGCCGAGTTCGGCCGCCTGGACATCCTGGTGAACAATGCCGGCGGCGTGAAGGGGACCCGGTTCCTCGACCAGAGCGAGCGGAGCTGGCGCCGGCACATCGACATCAACCTCGTCAGCATGCTGGCCGCGACCGCGACGGCGGCCCCGCTGATCGCGCGGACCGTCGCCGCGTCCGGCCCGGTCAACGCCTCTCGCCGTAGCGGTGGGTCGATCGTCAACATCACCAGCATCGAGGGCACCCGCGCCGCCCCGATGTTCGCCGTCTACGCGGCCTGCAAGGCTGGAATGATCAATTTCACCCGCACGATGGCGCTGGAGCTCGCCGAGTCCGGCATCCGCATCAACGCGCTCGCGCCCGACGTGACCGCGACCGCCGGCCTGCGCGGCATCATGCACGGACCGGTCGACCCCGATGCGCTGCCCGCGCCCGCTCCCGGGCTCTTCCCGGGACTCGACCGTTACGTCCCGCTGGGCCGGGAGGGGGTCGCGGCCGAGATCGCGGACGCCGCGGTCTTCCTGTGCTCCGACCAGGCCGCCTACATCACCGGCACCACCCTGAGCGTGGACGGCGGAACCGCCGCCTCCGCCGGCTGGCTCCGCTCCGGCGCCGGCTGGACCCTCCAGGGCGAACAGTCCGGCGCCGGAGCGTAG
- a CDS encoding N,N-dimethylformamidase beta subunit family domain-containing protein, with protein MVAWPRRAGPAAALTAVILVVLIVVAWLVWPTGSTGTPSAGGSSPPTTSGADGVVSRAIVAENARPGTTAWQISAPDPTGIEGFTDRVSAAPGATVRLFVSTQESRFHIEAYRMGYYRGTGARLVWRSAQLPGRRQATCPVAAHVNMVSCAGWTPTMTVRISPDFVPGDYLLKLVGTSAGAQSYVPLTVVDPASRAAYLVKNDVYTWQAWNPYGGYDFYTGIGSCPAGGYPLCSRARTVSFDRPYGYGQGAGDFLSNEYPLIRFAEQRGLDVTYATDTDVEHDPALVTRHRALLSLGHDECWSLGEREAAMNAARQGVNIAFFAASPVLRHVRLEPSALGPSRQEVDYRNSSDDPLDGHGDPRQVTGNTWSSPPANWSEVPFVGEAYAGYIEPGQPAAPLIIGPSSTWIYRGLRLPPGTAVPNALGSDFDQFDPGSHPANLEILAHSPIPRNGTQTSRAAPYSDMTYYTDPASDAGVFDSGINSWIPDLTPCPPGTQAAACPATTVSTMTANLFALFGRGPAGHYQPSQANWSQYYP; from the coding sequence ATGGTCGCGTGGCCTCGTCGGGCTGGACCGGCCGCCGCGCTGACCGCCGTCATCCTGGTTGTCCTGATTGTGGTGGCCTGGCTGGTCTGGCCGACCGGAAGCACCGGGACCCCGTCGGCTGGCGGCTCGTCTCCCCCAACGACCAGCGGCGCGGACGGGGTGGTGAGCCGCGCGATCGTCGCGGAGAACGCCCGTCCCGGTACAACGGCCTGGCAGATCAGTGCGCCGGACCCGACGGGGATCGAAGGCTTCACCGACCGGGTGTCGGCCGCGCCGGGCGCGACAGTGCGTCTGTTCGTCTCGACGCAGGAGTCCCGCTTCCACATCGAGGCCTATCGGATGGGCTACTACCGCGGCACGGGGGCTCGGCTCGTCTGGCGCTCGGCACAGCTGCCGGGGCGCCGCCAGGCCACGTGCCCGGTAGCCGCCCACGTCAACATGGTGTCCTGCGCCGGCTGGACGCCGACCATGACGGTGCGGATAAGCCCCGACTTCGTCCCGGGTGACTACCTGCTGAAACTGGTCGGCACCAGCGCCGGGGCGCAGAGCTACGTGCCGCTGACCGTCGTCGACCCGGCCAGCCGGGCCGCCTACCTGGTCAAGAACGACGTCTACACATGGCAGGCCTGGAACCCCTACGGCGGCTACGACTTCTACACCGGGATCGGTTCGTGCCCGGCCGGTGGCTACCCCCTGTGCAGCCGGGCCCGGACCGTCTCCTTCGACCGTCCCTACGGCTACGGCCAGGGAGCAGGCGACTTCCTCAGCAACGAGTACCCGCTCATCCGCTTCGCCGAGCAACGCGGCCTGGACGTCACCTACGCCACCGACACCGACGTCGAGCACGACCCGGCCCTGGTCACCCGGCACAGGGCACTTCTCTCGCTCGGCCATGACGAGTGCTGGTCGCTCGGCGAGCGCGAGGCCGCCATGAACGCCGCGCGGCAAGGCGTGAACATCGCCTTCTTCGCGGCCAGCCCCGTCCTGCGCCACGTCCGGCTGGAGCCGTCCGCGCTCGGCCCGTCACGCCAGGAGGTCGACTACCGCAACAGCTCGGACGACCCGCTCGACGGACACGGCGACCCTCGGCAGGTCACCGGCAACACCTGGAGCTCGCCGCCGGCCAACTGGTCCGAGGTGCCGTTCGTCGGCGAGGCCTACGCCGGCTACATCGAACCCGGCCAGCCCGCCGCACCGCTGATCATCGGCCCGTCCAGCACGTGGATCTACCGCGGCCTGCGCCTACCGCCCGGCACGGCGGTGCCGAACGCGCTCGGCAGCGACTTCGACCAGTTCGACCCCGGCTCCCACCCAGCCAACCTCGAGATCCTGGCTCACTCGCCTATCCCCCGGAACGGCACCCAGACCTCCCGCGCGGCGCCCTACTCCGACATGACCTACTACACCGATCCCGCCAGCGACGCCGGCGTCTTCGACAGCGGTATCAACAGCTGGATTCCCGACCTCACGCCCTGCCCGCCGGGCACCCAGGCCGCCGCCTGCCCCGCCACCACGGTCTCTACCATGACCGCGAACCTTTTCGCCCTGTTCGGCCGGGGCCCCGCCGGCCATTACCAACCCTCACAAGCCAACTGGTCCCAGTACTATCCCTGA
- a CDS encoding VOC family protein — protein MEIKELGHLVLYVRNVERSAAFYRDVLGFRQIMPDPSGDNPLRFPAAAFSSGRTHHELLLIEVGEDAASQPQGRRLGLYHFGLKVGDTDDELRAVLDHIVAAGVQIAGASDHTVTHSLYIYDPDGNEIELYVDVPEVDWRNDPSLFAAPIRPLRL, from the coding sequence ATGGAGATCAAGGAACTCGGGCACTTGGTGCTCTATGTACGCAACGTCGAGCGGTCAGCGGCGTTCTACCGGGACGTCCTCGGGTTCCGGCAGATCATGCCGGACCCGAGCGGTGACAACCCGTTGCGGTTCCCGGCGGCGGCCTTCTCGTCGGGGCGCACCCATCACGAGCTGCTGCTCATCGAGGTCGGCGAGGACGCGGCCAGCCAGCCGCAGGGCCGGCGGCTCGGTCTGTACCACTTCGGGCTGAAGGTCGGCGACACCGATGACGAACTGCGCGCCGTGCTCGACCACATCGTCGCCGCCGGTGTCCAGATCGCCGGTGCCTCCGATCACACGGTGACGCACAGCCTGTACATCTACGACCCGGACGGCAACGAGATCGAGCTGTACGTCGACGTGCCCGAGGTCGACTGGCGCAACGACCCGTCCCTGTTCGCCGCGCCCATCCGGCCGCTGCGCCTGTAG